The following are from one region of the Rattus rattus isolate New Zealand chromosome 13, Rrattus_CSIRO_v1, whole genome shotgun sequence genome:
- the Hmgb2 gene encoding high mobility group protein B2 — protein MGKGDPNKPRGKMSSYAFFVQTCREEHKKKHPDSSVNFAEFSKKCSERWKTMSAKEKSKFEDLAKSDKARYDREMKNYVPPKGDKKGKKKDPNAPKRPPSAFFLFCSEHRPKIKSEHPGLSIGDTAKKLGEMWSEQSAKDKQPYEQKAAKLKEKYEKDIAAYRAKGKSEVGKKGPGRPTGSKKKNEPEDEEEEEEEEDDEDEEEEDEDEE, from the exons ATGGGCAAGGGGGACCCCAACAAGCCGCGGGGCAAGATGTCCTCGTACGCCTTCTTCGTGCAGACCTGCcgggaggagcacaagaagaagcaTCCCGACTCGTCGGTCAACTTCGCCGAGTTCTCGAAGAAATGTTCGGAGAGATGGAAG ACCATGTCTGCCAAGGAAAAGTCGAAGTTTGAAGATTTGGCCAAGAGCGACAAAGCTCGTTATGACAGGGAGATGAAGAACTATGTTCCTCCCAAAGgtgataagaaaggaaagaaaaaagatccaAATGCTCCCAAGAGACCACC gtctgccttcttcctgttttGCTCTGAACATCGCCCAAAGATCAAAAGTGAACACCCCGGCCTGTCTATTGGAGATACTGCAAAGAAACTGGGGGAGATGTGGTCTGAGCAATCTGCCAAAGATAAACAACCGTATGAGCAGAAAGCAGCTAAACTAAAGGAGAAGTATGAAAAG GATATTGCTGCATACCGTGCCAAGGGCAAAAGTGAAGTAGGAAAGAAGGGTCCTGGTAGGCCAACAGGCTCAAAGAAGAAGAATGAaccagaagatgaggaagaggaggaggaagaagaagatgatgaagatgaagaggaggaagatgaggatgaagaATAA